The Deltaproteobacteria bacterium region ACCTCGTCGCGCGAGGGCCCGAACGCGCGTGTGGCGCCCTTGCGGTGCACGCAGAGCAACTCGTCGCCGTGGCGCTCGAGCTTGGCCATGTTGTGGGCCACGTCGTAGACGACGCGGAGCGTGCCCTCGTGGCGGCCGAGCACGCGCAGAAAGCACTCGCGCGCGCGCTGGGTGAGCACCTGGCGATTGCAGAACGCGAAGTTCGCAGCGGCGCACATCGCGGCGAAGTAGCCCCTCCCCTCCGGCGACGAGAGCGGCGCGCACGCGAGCTGTCGATCCGGCAGCGTGATGCCGTAGCGCGCGTGCACGGCGTCCATGGTGCGCACGTGATCGCTGCAGACCTGGTGGCCGAGCCCGCGGGAGCCGGTGTGGATGAGCACGACGAGTTGTCCCTCGAAGATTCCGAACGCGCGCGCAGCTTCGTCGTCGAGCACGGACTGCACGCGCTGCACTTCGAGGAAGTGATTTCCGCCGCCAAGCGTGCCGAGCTGATCGGCGCCGCGCTCGCGCGCGTGCAGGCTCACCTGCGCCACGTCGGCCGCCGCGAGTCGACCGTTGGCTTCGATGTGCTCGAGATCCTCGGGCTCACCGAAGCCGAGCTGATTAACCAAATAGTTACAGCCTTCGATGAGCACGTGATCGAGCTGATCGCTCGACAGCTCGAGGCGTCCGCTGCGTCCATATCCGGTGGGAACGCTGCGGCTGAGCTCGTGCACCAGCGGCTCGAGTCGCGCGCCGAGCGCGTCGGCGGAGATCGTCGACGCGAGGAGCCGCACGCCGCAGTTGATGTCGAAGCCAATTCCGCCGGGTGAGATCACGCCGTCCGGCCAGCGCGTCGCGGCCACGCCGCCCACGGGAAAGCCGTAGCCCTCGTGCATGTCCGGCATTCCGAGCGCGAACCCGACGATGCCCGGCAGCGTGCTCACGTTGATGAGCTGCTCCAGGCTGTGATCGTGCGAGAGTTGCAGCATGAGCACCGCGTCGGCCACCACGCGCACGGGCACGCGCATGTCGGCGCGCGCAGACCGCGGCAGCTCGTAGAGCGCCTCGCCCACGGGGTGCAGCTCCGGTGGATGGACGTGCGGGTCCATGGTTCTCACACATCGAGCACCAGCTCGGCGCTGCAGCGCGGACCGCTCGCGTCGACGCGCAGGCGATGGAACGTCGCGGCCTTCACCTGGGTGCGCAGCTCGCCCGGCACGCCGCCGAAGACCACCGCACGCAGCGAGGAGGTCGTGCAGCGCTCGAGGTCGAAGCGCGTGTACACGTGGCCGTGCACGTCGCCCAGGTAGATGAGCTCGTCGAGCCAGGCCACGAGGAGCGCCTCCACGTCCGGCGCCTCGAGCTCCACGACGTCGCTGCGATCGAGCAACTTCGGCAGCGACGCTCCGGCCTGGAGCTCGGCCAGCGCCGAGGCCGCTTCGACGAAGAGGCCGGGCACATCGCGCGCGCCCACGCGCAAGAGCACCTCGCCGGTGTGCGGCGCAAAGCGATACGTCCCCGGATCCTTCACCAGGTGCATGGCAGCCCTCACGGTCCTGGAGCGTGTGGCCCCTCGCGTGGCGTGGGCGTGCGCGGCGGCGTGGTGCGCTTCAGCTCGTCGACGAAGCGGCCGAGCGCCTCGGGTCGCACCCCGTGCGCCACGTCGTCAGCGCGCAGCGCGAGCGTGGCAATGGGCGTGTGCCCGGAAGCCTCTTCCATCTGGCGGAACACGCGCGCGTCGCCGTGGCCGCCCTCGGTCAGAAAGAACGCCAGCTCGGGCAGGTGCGGCCCGTAGCGCGACAGGAAGCTGCGAACCGGCGTCGACACCGACGCGTTCCAGACCGGCGTGCCCACCACCACGCGGCTGTA contains the following coding sequences:
- a CDS encoding RtcB family protein, with translation MDPHVHPPELHPVGEALYELPRSARADMRVPVRVVADAVLMLQLSHDHSLEQLINVSTLPGIVGFALGMPDMHEGYGFPVGGVAATRWPDGVISPGGIGFDINCGVRLLASTISADALGARLEPLVHELSRSVPTGYGRSGRLELSSDQLDHVLIEGCNYLVNQLGFGEPEDLEHIEANGRLAAADVAQVSLHARERGADQLGTLGGGNHFLEVQRVQSVLDDEAARAFGIFEGQLVVLIHTGSRGLGHQVCSDHVRTMDAVHARYGITLPDRQLACAPLSSPEGRGYFAAMCAAANFAFCNRQVLTQRARECFLRVLGRHEGTLRVVYDVAHNMAKLERHGDELLCVHRKGATRAFGPSRDEVPARYRHVGQPVFIPGSMGTASYVLAGADTSEAISLASCCHGAGRAMSRTSAKHQVQGHLLRRELEARGIVVRCPSNAELAEEAPLAYKDVDRVVDVVARAGLARKVARLVPLGVLKG
- a CDS encoding archease, whose product is MHLVKDPGTYRFAPHTGEVLLRVGARDVPGLFVEAASALAELQAGASLPKLLDRSDVVELEAPDVEALLVAWLDELIYLGDVHGHVYTRFDLERCTTSSLRAVVFGGVPGELRTQVKAATFHRLRVDASGPRCSAELVLDV